One genomic region from Sulfurimonas sp. encodes:
- a CDS encoding TrbC/VirB2 family protein: protein MLKIYFLFMTLVGKIYAKGIIDITKAIEPTESITVALTGKFVAIVMTLALVFVGYSYMFGQNDEKQKERLIQIMKGGVLILVASSIAAIFG from the coding sequence ATGTTAAAAATTTATTTTTTATTCATGACGCTTGTAGGCAAAATATATGCTAAAGGGATTATTGATATTACAAAAGCCATTGAGCCTACAGAATCTATAACAGTAGCTTTAACGGGTAAATTTGTCGCAATTGTGATGACATTAGCTCTTGTCTTTGTTGGTTATAGCTACATGTTTGGTCAAAACGATGAAAAGCAGAAAGAAAGATTGATTCAAATAATGAAAGGTGGTGTGTTAATCCTCGTTGCTAGTTCTATCGCTGCCATATTTGGATAA
- a CDS encoding IS3 family transposase, translating into MSAKRKSYSANFKAKVVLEVLEGEKTVNEIASGYEVLPLSLRNWKKQFLENMSLAFDKSTVVKEYKDEIDTLKYEKDAIAKKLGETIVEKDFLVEKLKSLASSKERKTLLDAKHKLSQNKQCQLLQVSKSSLYYTPTKPFSRGKDLKILDAINNIYSDFPSYGSRRIHAQLLRDGYSIGKKFVKKAMKYMGIEALYPKPKTTTANKEHYKYPYLLKDFRDYAGRVVIEKTNQVWSTDITYIKLEKGFVYLAAIIDWHSKKILSWKLSNTMDISLVKSVLNEALAFYPKPEIFNTDQGSQYTSKVHVDILKKHNIKISMDGKGRATDNICIERFWRSIKYEEIYLNEYKNIKSLNRAIKIYMNSYNKKRLHSAIGYKTPNEVYYKAVNNLDPKGAKLLPLVS; encoded by the coding sequence ATGAGTGCAAAAAGAAAAAGTTATAGTGCAAATTTTAAAGCAAAAGTAGTACTGGAAGTTTTAGAGGGTGAAAAAACTGTTAATGAAATAGCTAGTGGATATGAAGTCCTACCTCTAAGTTTAAGAAATTGGAAAAAACAGTTTCTTGAGAATATGTCATTAGCATTTGATAAAAGTACTGTTGTAAAAGAATACAAAGATGAAATTGATACTCTTAAATATGAAAAAGATGCAATTGCAAAAAAACTTGGAGAGACAATTGTTGAGAAGGATTTTCTTGTGGAAAAGCTAAAAAGCTTGGCCTCATCTAAAGAGAGAAAAACTCTACTTGATGCTAAGCATAAATTATCACAGAATAAGCAGTGTCAATTGCTACAGGTAAGTAAGTCGAGTTTGTACTATACTCCAACTAAACCGTTTAGTAGAGGTAAAGACTTGAAAATATTAGATGCTATAAATAATATATATTCAGACTTTCCATCATATGGAAGTAGAAGAATTCATGCTCAACTTTTAAGAGATGGGTATAGCATAGGGAAAAAGTTCGTTAAGAAAGCTATGAAGTATATGGGTATAGAAGCCTTGTATCCTAAGCCTAAGACCACTACAGCAAACAAAGAACATTATAAGTATCCATATCTCCTAAAAGATTTTAGAGATTATGCTGGACGTGTTGTAATTGAAAAAACTAATCAAGTCTGGAGTACAGATATTACTTATATCAAACTGGAAAAAGGCTTTGTATATTTAGCCGCAATAATAGATTGGCATAGTAAAAAAATACTCTCATGGAAACTTTCTAACACAATGGATATTTCCTTAGTTAAAAGTGTGTTAAATGAAGCACTCGCATTTTATCCTAAACCAGAGATATTTAACACAGACCAGGGAAGTCAATATACTTCAAAAGTTCATGTTGATATTCTCAAAAAACACAACATTAAAATTTCAATGGATGGAAAAGGTAGAGCTACTGATAATATTTGCATCGAAAGATTCTGGCGAAGTATTAAGTATGAAGAAATTTATCTGAATGAATATAAGAATATAAAATCTCTCAATCGAGCAATAAAAATATATATGAACTCTTACAACAAAAAAAGATTACATTCGGCGATTGGATATAAAACTCCAAATGAAGTTTATTATAAAGCTGTCAATAATTTAGATCCTAAAGGAGCAAAACTGTTACCACTGGTATCGTAA
- a CDS encoding site-specific integrase, translated as MAFPKLTATQHKGIYTYKHPIKGTVFVGSFKIGKDQYKRTVGYSNDDYKTNARMAFINKETLRAKYKNQDSQEIKKIYTFEKLFDEYIESVKQVQTPATIETKEYYFKKHIKNKIGNKLINNIVPGEIQKIINEMLKNGYAPQTAKHLNNIIKAILNYAIRMKYINFNASNHVELPKFDNTVEYTLTNDEAKKLFSTILNFNELVYRGIFAFLLHGHRKSEILNLKWDYIDLNNRVYEIPAKINKAKKNKKHPITDILFEILLNIDDKSEYIFKSPVTGTKFKDIRKAWVRIKKEAKITKSFRIHDIRHLIGNTTINELGLSSNVAAAILGHSTTKMVEERYSDVRVDTISKGLNLIFDYLK; from the coding sequence ATGGCTTTTCCAAAGTTAACCGCAACACAACATAAAGGAATCTATACATACAAGCATCCAATTAAAGGAACTGTATTTGTAGGCTCATTTAAAATAGGTAAAGATCAATATAAAAGAACAGTAGGTTATAGTAACGACGATTATAAGACAAATGCCAGAATGGCATTTATAAATAAAGAAACTCTTAGAGCTAAATATAAAAATCAAGACTCTCAAGAGATTAAAAAAATCTATACATTTGAAAAACTTTTTGATGAATATATAGAATCAGTTAAACAAGTGCAAACTCCGGCAACAATAGAAACGAAAGAGTACTACTTTAAAAAGCATATAAAAAATAAAATAGGTAATAAGCTAATAAATAATATTGTTCCAGGTGAAATCCAAAAAATTATAAATGAAATGTTAAAAAATGGTTATGCTCCTCAAACTGCAAAACATTTAAATAATATAATAAAAGCAATATTGAACTATGCTATTAGAATGAAATATATAAATTTTAATGCTTCTAATCATGTAGAACTTCCAAAGTTTGATAACACCGTTGAATATACGCTTACAAATGATGAAGCAAAAAAGCTCTTTTCTACAATTTTAAATTTTAATGAGTTAGTATATAGAGGTATATTTGCTTTTTTACTTCATGGACATCGAAAATCAGAGATTTTAAATCTTAAGTGGGATTATATAGATTTAAATAATAGAGTTTATGAAATACCGGCAAAGATAAATAAAGCAAAGAAAAATAAAAAACATCCGATTACAGATATTTTATTTGAGATTCTTTTAAACATAGATGATAAAAGTGAATATATTTTTAAGTCTCCAGTAACTGGAACTAAGTTTAAAGATATTAGAAAAGCATGGGTAAGGATAAAAAAAGAAGCAAAAATTACTAAATCATTTCGCATACATGATATAAGACATTTAATAGGGAACACAACTATAAATGAGTTGGGACTTAGTTCAAATGTTGCAGCAGCAATCTTAGGACATTCAACTACTAAAATGGTAGAAGAGCGGTATAGTGATGTGAGAGTAGACACTATATCAAAAGGTCTTAATTTAATATTTGATTATTTGAAATAA
- a CDS encoding YqiA/YcfP family alpha/beta fold hydrolase produces the protein MIIYILKTVLLNSSIFSYKTLKNYMGNAPSFYDNSSFTCNINHINMLENYIQEGINKSKFMLLVQKGDELLNTQEAIDKFRDATLIAEEGGNHGFEGIELYFERIRKFIK, from the coding sequence ATGATTATTTACATTTTAAAAACAGTATTGTTAAATTCCTCGATATTTTCATATAAAACTCTTAAAAATTATATGGGTAATGCACCAAGTTTTTATGATAATAGTAGTTTTACTTGTAATATAAATCATATCAATATGTTAGAAAATTATATACAAGAGGGTATCAATAAAAGTAAGTTTATGCTTCTTGTTCAAAAAGGCGACGAACTATTAAATACACAAGAAGCGATAGATAAATTTAGAGATGCAACTCTTATAGCAGAGGAGGGTGGTAATCATGGGTTTGAAGGGATTGAATTATACTTTGAGAGAATAAGAAAATTTATTAAATGA
- a CDS encoding radical SAM protein → MIEYNYPLFRPPAEANNIIIRVTYGCSYNNCSFCSMYKTKSFEVRVIEDVFKDIDTLANSYPDARRVFLADGDALTLDTEYLLKLLSYLKQAFIKLGRISLYASAQNILNKSSQELKHLRENGLNLIYYGVETGSDIVLKKITKGVTQNEIIESLNKASDAGLKISATIILGMGGTKYSNEHISQSALVINSTRVNYLATLQLGLEEDSKENFYKHFSDFEMPTDAQLLQEQKKFLELLNPTNKIIFRSNHASNALHLAGNLPKDKSRLVEELDLALEIGQDAFVPNKFRGF, encoded by the coding sequence ATGATAGAATATAACTACCCACTCTTTAGACCACCAGCAGAAGCAAACAATATAATCATTCGAGTGACTTACGGATGTAGTTACAATAACTGTTCATTTTGTTCTATGTATAAAACAAAAAGTTTTGAAGTAAGAGTAATTGAAGATGTTTTTAAAGATATAGATACTCTTGCCAACTCATATCCAGATGCAAGAAGAGTTTTTTTAGCTGATGGAGATGCTCTTACCCTTGATACTGAGTATCTTTTAAAGCTACTCTCTTACTTAAAACAAGCATTTATAAAACTAGGACGCATCTCCCTCTACGCATCTGCACAAAATATACTAAACAAATCAAGTCAAGAATTAAAACACTTAAGAGAAAATGGCTTAAATCTTATCTACTACGGAGTAGAAACGGGTAGTGATATAGTTCTAAAGAAGATAACAAAAGGTGTAACGCAAAATGAGATTATTGAGTCACTAAATAAAGCCTCAGATGCAGGACTCAAAATATCTGCAACGATTATACTTGGTATGGGTGGAACAAAGTATTCAAATGAACATATCAGTCAGAGTGCTTTGGTTATAAACTCTACAAGGGTAAACTACTTAGCAACTCTACAACTAGGGCTTGAAGAAGACTCAAAAGAAAATTTTTACAAACACTTTAGTGACTTTGAGATGCCTACTGATGCACAGCTACTTCAAGAACAAAAAAAGTTTTTAGAACTTTTAAACCCAACTAATAAAATAATCTTCCGCTCCAATCATGCATCTAATGCCTTGCATCTAGCAGGAAACTTACCAAAAGATAAAAGTAGATTAGTAGAAGAACTAGATTTAGCATTAGAAATAGGGCAAGATGCATTTGTACCTAATAAGTTTAGAGGATTTTAG
- a CDS encoding heavy-metal-associated domain-containing protein, with protein MKKSFKALNIKCGGCAKTVSDALKKDFGEVEVDLEQEPRVVSVDIKDEEHEKLFRKKMRGLGYPMDDEELGTFTATGLKAKSFVSCAIGKMS; from the coding sequence ATGAAAAAAAGTTTTAAAGCACTAAATATAAAATGTGGTGGTTGTGCAAAAACAGTTAGTGACGCCTTAAAAAAAGACTTTGGTGAAGTTGAAGTTGATTTAGAACAAGAGCCAAGAGTTGTAAGCGTTGATATAAAAGATGAAGAACATGAGAAACTTTTTCGTAAAAAGATGCGTGGTTTAGGTTATCCTATGGATGATGAAGAACTTGGAACATTTACTGCGACAGGTCTTAAAGCAAAAAGTTTTGTTTCATGTGCCATTGGAAAAATGAGTTAA
- the truC gene encoding tRNA pseudouridine(65) synthase TruC has translation MFENYHLEILYKDEYLVAINKPSGLLVHKSMIDRHEIYFAMKILRDQLGQWVYPIHRLDKPTSGVLLFALDKHTAKLMSEQFMSHTIKKTYLCIVRGFTDAKGLVEHALKEKLDKIADRDVKKEKEAQEAITEYETLASVQLDFAVGRYDKVRYSLVKVLPKTGRKHQIRRHMKHISHHILGDTKYGRGEHNKLIRKEFNCHRLLLHASSLEIMHPYTKKHLKLEAGLDEIFSFMLNSFFQWHMKQNFLL, from the coding sequence TTGTTTGAAAATTATCATCTTGAGATACTTTATAAAGATGAGTATTTAGTAGCCATTAATAAACCAAGCGGACTTTTAGTTCATAAGTCCATGATAGATAGACATGAGATTTATTTTGCTATGAAGATACTTCGTGATCAACTAGGTCAATGGGTTTATCCGATTCATCGTTTAGATAAACCAACTTCAGGAGTGCTTCTTTTTGCTCTTGATAAACATACTGCTAAACTAATGTCAGAGCAGTTTATGAGCCATACTATTAAAAAAACATATCTTTGTATTGTTCGTGGGTTTACAGATGCTAAAGGTCTAGTAGAGCATGCACTAAAAGAAAAACTTGACAAGATTGCAGATAGAGATGTAAAAAAAGAAAAAGAGGCTCAAGAAGCTATAACGGAGTATGAAACCTTAGCATCTGTACAACTTGACTTTGCAGTTGGAAGATATGATAAAGTTAGATATTCACTGGTAAAGGTACTTCCAAAAACAGGTAGAAAACATCAGATTAGAAGACATATGAAGCATATATCTCATCATATTTTAGGTGATACAAAATATGGAAGAGGAGAGCATAACAAGTTAATAAGAAAAGAGTTTAATTGTCATAGACTTTTGCTTCATGCTTCTTCGCTAGAGATTATGCATCCATATACAAAAAAGCATTTAAAATTGGAAGCAGGGTTAGATGAGATTTTTTCTTTTATGCTTAACTCATTTTTCCAATGGCACATGAAACAAAACTTTTTGCTTTAA
- a CDS encoding DEAD/DEAH box helicase, with amino-acid sequence MSFEKLGLIKPLLSAIKELGYEHPTLIQKRAIPLVMAKSDIFATAQTGTGKTAAFALPILQKLRKTSNDENRLIKVVILSPTRELSIQIEDDIQKFSKHMSVKSTILVGGKDITAQQRILKKGVDIVIATPGRFMEHIENGLKISDISIFVVDEADRMLDMGFSKEIRKIHLMLPKRHQTLLFSATYSDKVRKLSKQILTKPAFIETAKKNTTVDTINQVAYMVDTARKAELLAYLIGSRNFPQVLVFTRTKVSADELFLELQKDGLKCGIIHGDKTQAHRLKTLNQFKEGKVRVLVATDIASRGLDIEELPYVINYELPSIPEDYVHRVGRTGRAGRNGEAITLLDIYEKYDVRDIERLIGQKIPQEVVEGFEPDPSIRRKDQDELKLKSEHKKPEAKRVRKPAKKSFCKTCFKEKKKNYKKRLILEFV; translated from the coding sequence ATGTCATTTGAAAAATTGGGTTTAATAAAGCCTTTACTTAGTGCTATAAAAGAGTTGGGTTATGAGCATCCAACATTAATACAAAAAAGAGCTATACCTTTGGTTATGGCAAAGAGTGATATTTTTGCAACGGCTCAAACAGGAACAGGAAAAACGGCGGCTTTTGCCTTGCCCATACTTCAAAAACTTCGTAAAACAAGTAATGATGAAAACCGACTTATTAAAGTTGTGATTTTATCTCCAACTCGTGAACTTTCTATTCAGATAGAAGATGATATACAAAAATTCTCTAAACATATGAGCGTTAAAAGTACGATTTTAGTAGGTGGAAAAGATATAACAGCTCAACAACGCATACTTAAAAAAGGTGTAGATATAGTTATCGCAACACCTGGTAGATTTATGGAACACATAGAAAATGGTTTAAAAATCTCTGATATTTCAATATTTGTAGTAGATGAAGCAGATAGAATGTTAGATATGGGATTTTCAAAAGAGATAAGAAAAATCCACTTGATGCTTCCTAAAAGACATCAAACTTTACTTTTTTCAGCAACTTATAGCGATAAAGTAAGAAAACTCTCAAAACAGATACTTACTAAACCAGCCTTTATAGAAACAGCAAAGAAAAACACAACAGTAGATACAATAAATCAAGTTGCATATATGGTTGATACTGCTAGAAAAGCTGAACTTTTAGCTTACTTAATAGGCTCAAGAAATTTTCCTCAAGTTTTAGTTTTTACAAGAACAAAAGTAAGTGCTGATGAGTTATTTTTAGAACTTCAAAAAGATGGACTTAAGTGTGGAATTATTCATGGAGATAAAACACAAGCACATAGACTTAAAACATTAAATCAATTTAAAGAAGGTAAAGTTAGAGTCCTTGTCGCTACTGACATAGCATCTAGAGGTTTAGATATAGAAGAACTTCCATATGTTATAAACTATGAGCTTCCTTCTATCCCTGAAGACTATGTACATCGTGTTGGAAGAACTGGAAGAGCAGGGCGAAATGGAGAGGCTATCACACTTTTAGATATATATGAAAAGTATGATGTTAGAGATATAGAAAGACTTATAGGTCAAAAGATTCCACAAGAAGTAGTAGAAGGCTTTGAACCTGATCCAAGCATAAGAAGAAAAGATCAAGATGAACTAAAGCTAAAGAGTGAACATAAAAAGCCAGAAGCAAAGAGAGTTAGAAAACCTGCAAAAAAAAGCTTTTGTAAAACCTGTTTCAAAGAAAAAAAGAAAAACTACAAAAAGAGATTGATTTTAGAATTTGTTTGA
- a CDS encoding DUF2062 domain-containing protein, with product MVRRNLKKISKSEKLKKFIKKYKVPPEYLSTNRKMVSKAVFIGLFIAFIPMPMQMVLVLAMMPFFKFNVPIALAMCWLSNPFTMPPMYYIEYLTGSYILGSEPLCVEMTLEWFSEHLDDIFIDLYFGTLIYAIVGSFSGYWLVNHFWKGSVHRDKKLHRHHRKT from the coding sequence ATGGTCAGAAGAAATCTTAAAAAAATAAGTAAAAGTGAAAAACTAAAAAAGTTTATAAAAAAATATAAAGTTCCGCCTGAGTACCTCTCAACAAATCGTAAAATGGTTTCAAAAGCAGTTTTCATAGGTCTTTTTATAGCTTTCATACCGATGCCTATGCAGATGGTTTTAGTATTAGCCATGATGCCTTTTTTTAAGTTTAATGTTCCCATCGCTCTTGCTATGTGTTGGTTAAGTAACCCTTTTACAATGCCTCCAATGTACTATATCGAGTACCTTACAGGCTCCTATATTTTAGGGAGTGAACCACTTTGTGTTGAGATGACTTTAGAGTGGTTTAGCGAACATCTTGATGATATTTTTATAGACTTGTATTTTGGAACTTTGATTTATGCAATAGTTGGTTCATTCAGTGGTTATTGGCTAGTAAATCATTTTTGGAAAGGCTCGGTGCATAGAGATAAAAAACTTCATCGTCATCATAGAAAAACTTAA
- the lgt gene encoding prolipoprotein diacylglyceryl transferase — protein MNNWNYIYDTFDPIAFYIFSFPVHWYGIMYVLALVSAFFIGKAFIKKDKLDFKSKDLDNYFIYVEIGVILGARLGYILFYDTQTMYYITHPWEIFNPFQNGEFVGIRGMSYHGAVIGFLLSTYIYSIKHKIAFGKIMDLVALSIPLAFVFGRIGNFLNQELIGRETDVSWGILVDGVLRHPSQLYEAVLEGFGVFLVVFIYKKYQKFSGELILIYAISYGILRAIAEIYRAPDVQIGYVCCNMITQGQVMSLGMSFVGILAWFYYKHNSRDIVNRY, from the coding sequence ATGAATAACTGGAATTATATATACGATACCTTTGACCCAATAGCTTTTTACATATTTTCTTTTCCTGTACATTGGTATGGAATCATGTATGTCTTAGCCCTTGTGAGTGCTTTCTTTATAGGTAAAGCATTTATTAAAAAAGATAAACTTGATTTTAAAAGTAAAGATTTAGATAACTATTTTATATATGTAGAGATTGGGGTTATTTTAGGCGCGAGATTGGGTTATATTCTTTTTTATGATACTCAAACAATGTATTATATTACTCATCCTTGGGAAATTTTTAACCCATTTCAAAATGGTGAATTTGTAGGTATCCGTGGCATGAGTTACCATGGTGCAGTTATAGGTTTTTTACTTAGCACTTATATTTATTCCATAAAACATAAAATTGCTTTTGGAAAGATTATGGATTTAGTTGCTCTTTCTATTCCTTTAGCTTTTGTTTTTGGAAGAATTGGAAACTTTTTAAATCAAGAACTTATAGGTCGTGAAACTGATGTTAGTTGGGGTATATTAGTTGATGGTGTTCTTCGTCATCCATCTCAACTTTATGAAGCTGTTCTTGAAGGCTTTGGGGTTTTTCTTGTAGTATTTATCTATAAAAAATATCAAAAATTTAGTGGAGAACTAATTTTAATCTATGCTATTAGTTATGGAATTCTGAGAGCTATTGCAGAGATATATCGTGCTCCTGATGTGCAAATTGGATATGTTTGTTGCAACATGATAACTCAAGGTCAAGTTATGAGCCTAGGTATGAGTTTTGTAGGTATTTTAGCTTGGTTTTATTATAAACATAATAGTAGAGATATAGTTAATCGTTATTAA
- the rhuM gene encoding RhuM family protein: MTNDLITYNDGELELNVSIEKETVWLTQKQLGELFSVESHNITYHIKNIYKQKELDKNPTTQRIRVVQKEGNREVQREVEHYNLDMIISIGYRVNSITATKFRQWATSVLKNYIQNGYAINREKITQQRLQSLENDMTLLKSHIKNNTIEIKQGIFFQGEIFDAYLFVSEIIKNAKKSVVLIDNYIDESVLTLLSKNQNIHIIIYTQSISKQLKLDVQKYNKQYNNLHVKITKNFHDRFMIIDDNEVYHIGASLKDLGNKVFAFSKIDIDSINIIKTL, translated from the coding sequence ATGACTAATGACTTAATAACATACAACGATGGTGAACTAGAATTAAATGTATCCATAGAAAAAGAAACAGTGTGGCTAACACAAAAGCAATTAGGGGAACTTTTTAGTGTAGAATCTCATAATATAACTTATCATATAAAAAATATCTATAAGCAAAAAGAACTAGATAAAAATCCAACTACTCAAAGAATTAGAGTAGTTCAAAAAGAGGGAAACAGAGAGGTTCAAAGAGAAGTAGAGCATTATAATCTTGATATGATTATCTCTATTGGCTATAGAGTAAACTCGATTACTGCTACAAAATTTAGACAGTGGGCTACATCTGTATTGAAAAACTATATTCAAAATGGTTATGCTATAAATAGAGAAAAGATAACCCAACAAAGGTTACAATCATTAGAGAATGATATGACTCTTTTAAAATCACATATTAAAAATAATACAATAGAAATAAAGCAAGGGATATTTTTCCAAGGAGAAATATTTGATGCTTATCTATTTGTATCTGAGATAATTAAAAATGCTAAAAAATCAGTTGTATTAATAGATAATTACATTGATGAATCAGTATTGACATTATTGTCTAAAAATCAGAATATACATATAATCATCTATACTCAATCAATATCAAAACAGTTAAAGCTAGATGTACAAAAATACAATAAACAATACAATAATCTACATGTAAAGATTACTAAAAACTTCCATGATAGATTTATGATAATAGATGACAATGAAGTTTATCATATTGGGGCTAGTTTGAAGGACTTAGGCAATAAAGTTTTTGCATTTAGTAAGATTGATATTGACAGTATTAATATTATAAAAACACTGTAG